ATATCCATGGTGGACCGATGAATTGTATTTAGATCAATAAGTCACTTAGCGCATAGGCAAGCTTTAGCACTTTGTAATCATGGAGGATTTTATTGGTCCTCTTAGTGATTCATGTTTTTACAGTTACCAGCTAAGCAGTATTACATAATGGGGTGTTCATACAGCTAAAATTCGCATTAAGGTAATTAGGacataattattttattcaatagTGCCTAACTATGGAGTGAGAGAACTATTAAGTGACTCGAGGCCAGAAAGAGCTGCCTGTAAACCCACGGTGAGCTTTAACTTGTCTGTTTTTATCGATTCGATCTGATTcgaaaaaaaattgattcaaacaaaaaaaataaataaatctatgtACACAGCCAAGTTAAGTAAGCAGCAAATGAGTATTTCAGCCAAACACATCATCATGAAGTCAATATCCGTATGCAATAAGGAATACATAATATTTACACAATGTGCATAGCACAAGAGTTTACTTATTATTTGCCTGGCTACCAGTCCTGTAATCCTGATTTGAAGCCTGCCTGGTAGTGCCCATAGTCTGATGGGACTTGTGGTGGTATCCCCTCAGCACGTTGCACAGCCGTCTGATGAGTGAGCATGCCCAACTGAAAGACGAGCTGGAAGCAGTGAGACAGGACAACATCCAGCTGGTCAGGGAGCACAACCATGTAAAGCAGGCTTGTGAAGAGCTGAGGAGACTGCATGAGGATGACCAGAGAGAGGTGGCTGATATGAGGATGCTACATCAGCAGGTACCTGTGCAAATACACCCATGTAGGGGAATACATAGACTTTCAGACATGAACTATTGCATACAGGCTCCACACATGGTCGCACTTGGTGCTCATGCCCTTGAGACGTAATCATTTGGATCTTGACATTTGAGATGAAGCAGTGAGTTCCTCCCTCTACGTGACCATTATTTCAAAGAGGAAAGCATCATTTAGAGGAACGTGGTCAGACAATTGGTCGGCCTATGTCTGCATCAATCAAAACATACTTTCATATTAGCCAAATGACTTGACCTGTGCCTTTTTATGTTATCAGACAAGTGTCAAGCCTTACTGCAGTCAGAAGGGGAGACCATCAAATGCCAGCCATAGCTTTCATAACCATGGGGAAAGCCTTATGGCTTGGATAGGAAAGATACATGCTTCACTGTTTCCAGAGTTATGTCGTCATTAGGTAAATGACTGTCCAGCATCAGTCAAATTAGGATACCAGGTTCAGTGATGTCAGTCCAAAGGCAAActttatgtattatgtattctTATTATGTATTTGGTAGAGTCCAGTGACATTGTACATATTTGAAATTGAGTTCTGCTTTGGCTCCTCAGATGCTCTCATATTCAACAAATGACagacaagataaaaacaaagaattttGTACCATATCATTATAGATGATAAATGTGTGGTCATTACCTCTTTCTGACCTCTTTATGAGGAACTGCCAAAAGAGCAGCAATAGCAGGATAGAAGTACAAGCACTGTCTAATGCACCAGGCAAAGTTATGCATGCATGTACAAATTATCTCGAGTATATCAAGTATTTCCTCTTTTGTGGGTTACTATTGTTgtaggattttatttatttatttatttatttattgttatttttgctcTTAGGTTGATGGCACAGAAGTAAACTATAAATATAAgggagatgggaaaaaaaaatatatatatacacatacatacatacatacatacatacatacatacatacaacaaaGGCTCAAAATTAAACTGTTACATAAACCACCAGAATGTCTTATGGTTCATTATTGGCAGTTTTCTTGATAAATGAAGAATAGGGAACGGCCGAGCTTATCGGTATCGCTTCTATTGTCACACAGTCCTGCACTTGGTCCTGTTTAAGTTTATACCATTTAAAGAAAGAGTGTGCAGAGGCTAACTGGAAGCACCCTGAGGCTCATAGCCTCTTCACCTGGTCTGCATGGGGTTGAAACCACACCAGAGTTCAAATGATTGCTTTCACACCAACCTTAACCAATAAATCACATGGGTAAAACCTTCAGAGTTTGTTTTAACTGCAACAAACAGGTTTGGTGTGACAGCGTTATTAGTGTTATGCAACTTTAAATACAGTTTGTCTTGAAATGTTTTACACACAGTGAAACTTAACAAGGGAGTTCTTCTCTCATGCTTTATCTTAATCTTAAAAATTTATCAAGGAAGGAGTTTCAGACAGTCTGTCtgaaacaaattcaaatgtacCAGTGAAGcagaattatttttgtattttgtgtccATTAAGTCTTGTCAACTAAGTCTTGTTCTTGCTTGCTCTCTCAGCACACAGTGGAGTGCCTAAGCATTCATTGATTACTTAAGAGATGAGTAATCCTTTCTGTGCCAAAACTGGATTATTTACATTGGACACACTTGAGTTGCAGATGGACGCAAAGTTGGACCAGACACTCCTGAATGACCAAGAGTTATAATTGTACAGAAATGTTTCCATTGCACTTTTTAGCAGAATCCTTATTCTTCTTGTTTAAATGAACTATTCGTGAAGTATGTAGTTGTACCTCTGACTCAGTAAGACTCCCATATGATGTCATTTCCAGGTGATTAGAGAGGGATCATCTGACGTACTCAACAAACTGTACGAAACAGCCATGGACAAGTTGGAGGCCCTGAAAAGTGACTATGAGGCTTTGAGGAAACGCTACAATGAGAAGACAGCCAGTCACAATGCAGACCTGAGCCGTCTGGACCAGACAGAGGAGGATAACCACCGTCTGCAGAAACAGCTAGACATGCTGCTGAAGCAGAGAGATGCTGCCATCCACTATCAGCAGCAATATTCCTCATCTATAAGGAGGTGAAGCTGGAAATATCATGGGCACGCAAACCtagcagcacacacacgcaacagCTGTAAAAAGTCTCAGGATTAACAGCATTTATAGCAAACTTTACTGAAAACTCTGTACTTGTGTTATAGCCAAGGTCAAGCCTGCGTAGTACTTAAAACATTCTTAATCCAATGCAGATGAAGCTTTGCAGATGGGCAGATACTTTCCTCTTTCAGCTGTATGTTTAAAACTTCAGGcttgttttttgccttttctaattgtgttgtattttttttttgttgttgttgtttgtttgttttttttttgcaaaccacagaaaatattaattgaagattaaaaaaaaaaaaaaaattggctaAATATTGAAAATCACAATATATCCTGTCTGGTGCAGGTTTGACAGCACACAGCAGGAACTGTCCAAGGCCGCAGCCCAGAACAAGGAGCTGCAGCGAGAGATGGAGCGGCTGCAGTCAGAGACGACACGGCTCAAGACCCAGCAGCTGAAGGCAGTAAAGGATTGTGAGAAATACAAGGAGGAGCGGGACTCCGTAATCAGTGAGTACCGACTGATCATGAGCGAGCGGGACCAAGTGATCAAAGAAGTGGACCGACTTCAGACTGGGCTGGAAATGGCAGAGGCCAAGCTGAAGAACACGTCGTCAGAGAGACGAGTGGCCAACGAAGAGCTGGAGGCTCTCCGACAGGTAACggctggaaaaaataaaataacattttaaaatgattgaaACGCTCCAGTTCAGGCTGAGCCGGTCATAAAGGAACCTTTAGTACTTCAGTATCTTCAACTTCAACCTTacaaagagttttgttttgcctgATCTTTTTGTTTAATGAGATGAGATAAagggtggttgttttttttttattccaaaaggGGAATGTCAGATGTCACACCAGCACAGGAAGTAAATCAAAGAAGTGGAAACAGCATAAATTATAATcctcttaaaagaaaaaagttcttaatcataaaaaataaaaaatgtatactTTGTGTTACAGTGGAATCCAACATTGTGAATGTTACCAGTATTCACTTTTAATCTGTAATGCctgctgtgtatgtgtttgtgaccTGAAGGAGTTGGCGTCAGCACTGGTGGACAGGGACCGGGccatttgtgaaaaaaatgagCTGCTGGAAAAATACTGCCATGAAGTGAAGGACAAGGCCGAGGCCCAGAAAGAGCTAAACCAGGCCTGCAAGGACATTGAGATGGTACGCGAGGAGAGGGATGTGGCCCGCAAGGAGAGGACAGAGGCCATCATCCAGAGGGACCAGCTGCTGCGAGAGTATTACCAGGCTAGACAGGTAGCCAGACAGACGGGAGATTTATCACTACAAATGGAGGGATTGATTAATGCCTCTGACAATAATCCCTTCATCCCATTTCATATAGTCGtactaaatgtttttttcagcagctggcAGGATTCCACACATTGATTTTTGTTGGTGTGGATCAGCCATCACACTATGTTTTAGTGTGATTGTCAGATTAATTGTGATGAAAGTCCTGAGATTTCTGCATTAGAAAATTACCAGCAATTACAGTGAAAAGGTCCTATCTGACTTCGAACTGCACAAGAAAAAACTGCTGCATCAGAAATGGATAATTAACCTtaacagtacagtacagtaagGACTAATTGAATTAATTGAACTGTGGACTTAATGTTATCACTACACTTGACTGTGTCCTTGCTATGTAAAGTTATTAAAACAGGAGACAAGTTAATATGCTACATAGCAAAACAGACTTTTACGTAACGCACATTCGCACACTAACATCAGGAATAGACAGGATTTCATATCAACAAAATTATCCTGGATTATGATTGAAAAGTTGAATTGCAGCACTCAGGTTGTTAAGTGTTATCTCATGTGAATGtgcatttgcatacattttACTTGAAAATGTGGGAGTTGCCTGGTGATGTTAAGCTGTGTTGAACAACTCATGATCAGACACTCAAGTGGCgcaaaaatataaatggagCAAATGCATTTACTGCTGAGTAAATATCTCATATCTCCTAAATGATCTAAAGTCCTTCATCACTGTTTCTATCATACCGTCATATTGCATCCTTACCTGCCTTCACCGTTTGTATAGTCCCGACGCCGATATTTGTCATGTTACATTTCCTTCAACTCCTTTAGAAACAAGACTCTGCCACTGTGGACATAGAAAGGGCCAACAAGGAGATTGAGATGCTGAGGAAACAGTATGAAGCTATTTCTCAGGAGCTGAAGGAAGCCCTGCAGGAGGCTGAGGTGGCCAAATGTCGACGGGACTGGGCCTTTCAGGAGAGGGACAAGATTgtggcagagagggagagcatACGGTAAGAGACCAGCTCAAAAGTCTGTTGTTCAGAAATATGTTCTTACATTGCATGCTCgtgaggagagacagaaaatagaTGTGTTTACGTTTTGTTTGCttcattatgaaaatgtgttcaaCTGTCAGCACGCTATGTGACAACCTGAGGCGAGAGAGGGACAGAGCGGTGAGTGATCTTGCAGATGCTCTAAGGAATCTGGACGAcatgaggaaacagaagaaTGATGCTGCTAGGGAACTCAAAGAACTAAAGTGAGTCATTCCtccatgcttttttttatatttcttgcCTGACTTGTGCCATCAGATTGATATTTAACTTTAAAACTTGAAAGCTTTCCTTTAATTCGCCCTGTGTGTGGGCCTGTACCCCATCTTACATACAGATCCAGGCTGCAGTCATACCAGATCTTTGGTGCCAACTGGTGGAGTGGTGTGTCATAGGGCACACTGAGTATGACAGTTCCTGCAACTGCACTTATTTAAGAACCTGATATTTCATCTttcctgcagagaaaagatggaggacCAGTTAGAGGAGGAAGCAAGGTTTCGCCAGTTGATGGCTCACAGTTCACATGATTCAGCCATCGACACAGATTCAATGGAGTGGGAGACGGAAGTTGTTGAATTTGAGAAGCACAGAGTAAGAGTCACTGCAATCTAAAAAAATTTTCTGGTGCAGTTTGAGTATATTACCTTTAGAGTTACTAAGTGCTGAATGAACAGTGAAGTCATGTTCATCATTTAccatattttgtcttttattagGACATGGATTTGAAAGCACTTGGATTTGATATTGCTGAAGGGGTAAATGATCCCTATTTACCTGGAGACTGTGGCATATTTGTCAGTAAGGTGGATAAAGGAAGTATTGCTGAAGGAAGACTAAGGTAAGTCTTTTGCCCCCTCGGCGAATaaagcatatttatttttgggttagggttttcattcatcaaatcaccccttttgttctttctgtctaGGGTGAATGATTGGTTGTTAAAAATTAATGATGTGGACCTGACTAATAAGGATAGGAAACAGGTGATCAAAGCAATGCTGAGCGAAGAGGGGGTGATCAATATGGTGGTTCGCAGAAGGAAGTCACTTGGAGGACGGATCGTCACTCCAATCCAAATAAACCTTGCTGGGAACAAAGGTCAGCTTCAACCTCTAATTAAGAAAGTAGTGTTGCCATTTTCCCACTACAAAAAAGTGACTAATGGTCTTCCCTTACAAAGAATACTGATGAACATTATAATTCATGATTAAAATTTAATTGACAGTTCTTATGCCTTTTTCTTATTGCTTTAGATAATTATTTGGTGAAAATAggatttctcattttctctgccttATCTCTCAGATAGTGGCATAGGCCTGGAAAATGGAGTGTTTGTTGCCACTTTGGCTCCAGGCAGTCCAGCTGCTCGGGACTGCACTCTCACTATTGGGGACAGACTGTTGGCTGTGAGTATGCTGcccaaaaatataaatggaaaGCGACTATTCTTATTTAAAGTCACGAGAAGGCTGTTTGCTACTGACGCTGGTCTCTAGTGCCCTCTACTGACCACAAGCATGTTTTGTTAAATGAATGTGTTGGAACTGTACAACACGGTATTCTAACACTACCAAGCTCACTGTATGggctttttttatgatttaccTTTCTAGCAGTTAGCATTAATGAAAGTGATTTGTTGTACCATACTTTTTGATGAGGTAATTTGTAATATCTTGGATTTTCTATCTTGAATCTTCACTGCAGATTAATGGAATTGCCCTTGATAACAAGTCACTGTCTGAATGTGAATCTCTTCTGAGGAACTGCCGTGATTCTCTCAGCATCTCCCTCATGAAGGTGAATTCCTCATCATCAACATACataatcacacaaaacacaatagCAAGATGCATTTCCAGTGTATTGTGAAAGTGTCCCTGTTAACAGTATAAACAACCATTATTTATTCCagaatttaaaaaggaaatcaatCACAGAGAAACATTAACTTGGAGCCGCCTGTGAGCACACACTGTCTTGATAGTATTCTCATGCTATTGTAACTATTAATTTAAGTAAgtcaaagtttttaaaattatttctgtttctgaaaacTACAAATTATGTTTGAAGAGAAACACATGCAAGAGAAAACATTGCATTGTTCATATCTTAGAAACTGACTCTCATTCCCATAACAAGTcaatgagtttttgtttgtgagaATGATAACTGTGTTCATTATTGTCTTGATATTTACGCGCACACTTTCTGGCAGTTCctcccacagagctgctctggtCAGAGTTTATTTGAAAGTTTAAAAGACTCGGAAAAAACTTCTCGGCTCCAGCCCTGTGAAGTCCACACTCGGAACTGCAGGAACTCCAGGCACAACtgctccacacagacagacatttgtAGCTGTGACTTGGGCAGCAGAGTGGAGGAAGCAAGAAAGGACACAGGTGACTctctggacagcagcagcagcagcagcagcagtagtgcCCATTCCCACCACAAGCCCTTTTCCAACAGCTCTTTACATTCCCGCACTCTTTCCTCCTCACACTCTCCATCAGAGCCCAACCCAGACTTCTGCTACAGGAGGCAGGAGGTCCACCATCACCCTTTCGTGTTCACCCCTGTGCTCTCTGACTGCAGCTCTCCCCAGGCAGCTATCAACCAAGTACCAGGCTCCCCACCCAAGCCAGGTGGGGGCACATGGCCTAAAGTAATAGTGGGAGCTTCGATTCCTGAGTGCACCCAGCTGTCCATCtacaaaaaacccaaacagagGAAGTCCATTTTTGACATCAATGCTTTCAGGAGACCCGAGGTGCCGCCAAAACTCGACTACATGTCTGTTTCCCAGTTGTCGAAGCATTCACCACAGAGCTCAGTATCTGAATCGGCTCAGACCCCTCCGACTCCACCAGCCAGAAGTGACTCATTCAGATTCAAACACCGGCAGCAGAACCCGGCGTCAGACTCTGCCATCACCACCAGTACACTTCCAGTGTCCCCAAGTCAAACCACAAGTCCCCAGGACAAGGGAGAGGCAGGGAATGAGCTCTATTACACTGATGCTCCTTCAGGAGAGACCAAGAGCGCCCCCAAGAAACttgctgaggaggaggggagtcATCACATGGCAGAGGAGCGGGAAAAGAGGAGGTACCGGCCAAAATCAGCACCCGCGCTGCGGAGAAATGTGACTCCATTGCACATCCCTGTTCCCGTGCAGGTATGCAAGTAGTTGAAAGACAATTGGGCTGTTCAAATTGAATTTTCTGACCTATATCAGTTGCAGTCCTGTGCTCATTGGCTGTTTGATTGCCTTTGCAGGTACAGAATTTCTCTAATGACGAGTACTCCCCAGAGCCAGTGGACTTGTTACGCTTTTCTCCTATGAGAAATAATCGGTACAGCATGACCTTTGCACCTCCCAGCTATGGCAGCATTCCAGCACGTAAGTCATCACAACAGCTAATTAATGACCCGAGTATTTGGTCACTTCTCCACCACCATCTGAGCAAGACGTGGTCATAGCATAATTATACATTTGTAAATTTTGTTTTCGTTTGCGTAGACTTTGATCTTTGTATTCTTCCAGATCCCGCACAGCGAGGTTTAGCCCCATGTCCTGCTGTGACAGCTGTGATGAGGAACCCTGTCTACACAGCTTGGAGCCATGAGATccagaacaacaacaactcaccACCAACTCCGAGCTCTGGAGTCCACCCACATCAGCACACAAGGTTTTAACATCTGCCGCTGGTTTCGTTTTCCAGATTCTTTGTTCACACTGTTATCGGCAGACAGTTTGACTTGACACAGGAGGAAAAGCTCTGGTGCTCCTAACGGCTTTTACAAAAAGACAATATGTAGTGCAGCTCCTCCAATCAAAAAGATCATTGTCTCACCTTTTAGTCTCATTTAGCATTTAGTTGATTTCTTCATAACTAAACAATGATTTAGATTTGAATTAATAGCACAGAAGAcccttttattgtcattgtacacacactgaagtcaatgcacacacaacaaaacacaatctgttTAATATTATTGTAAATGGAATAACTTTGGTTTTTGGATCCTAAGTCAGACAAAACAAGTGTTTACCCCAGATCTCAGGAACAGATGGCATGTGGTAAATAACATCTTGCTCTTACTTGAATAATTGACCGTCCTGGGGCTTACTGTGgctttttcttccacttttaGCCCCCAGCATCAGGGTCGCCTCAGCCTGGACCTTAGCCATAAGCACAGTGGCGATTCAGCTGAGACGAGCTGCAGCCAGCCACCTCACAGCACAAACTCCCTGCCATCCAGCGCCAGACTGGGTATGTATGGCAAATCATAATTTATGAAATATCCCGATCTGTTTTCTCATGATTAAGGGGTCGGTTTATTAAAATTACTCCCAGCAGTCATTAGCCAAGCACAGATTCTGATTAGATTTGTTTATGCATTGAATATCAGAAAAACCCCCCTGCTCagttttgaaagttttttttatttttaatttttaatagaGAGTAGTGAATGACAGGTAGTATAAGACTCAAAATTGAAAGCAATACTGGCTCTAGTGGTGTACAGATAGTGGAAAAAACACAGTATAATGAAGAGAGCTGTCTGACATTAAACACCACCAATCTTTTGTAGCTCAAAAGAGATGCTCTATATCGCTTAGCTGTTGGTTGAAGCTGTAATTAGAAGGATGTGAGTTTACGCCTGTAGCCTGTTCCTCATCTCTGCTTCACGTTTTTAGCTTGAGGGATTAACCAGGAATAGTTTTAAACATCCAAATCTGAAATATATAATATGAGCAGTGGAAGTGTATTGTTGGTAAGAAATGTGGGAGATATGCATGTCTGAAGATGTTATTGGAGTGCAATGGTTAAGTGATTTAGGCTGTTATCACTACTCAGGAGAAATTgcgcagttgttttttttttttttttttatataacaatAACCCTGAGTGAAAAAGGGGAAGCATCATCACTATAAATTATACTGACAGCAAAGCCCTCATATTTATTGAGCGTGTCATCTGGCAACTGAACTGACTGAGTGACAAGATTGCGACCAGATCTGTTGGACTCGGATGATCTCAGTGACCAATTAGCCATATCAAACATTTACTCACGAATAATGATAGTGGCTCTTTGCAGTGTCAGGAAAAACATCTTGTCACCTTCATCAAGCCATTTCCTGCAAAAAGTCCTGTAGCCACATGGTTATATAGCTCTAGAGTTAAGTTGTGATGTGcatcttgtttttaatttggattAACTGAGCCTTTTTccttaatttcctttttttccctttaggCTCCTTGAGTACTTTACAATTCAGGGCAGAACGAATCAAAATTCCTCCTATCCGTTATCCCCGCTCCACCGGATCTGACAGAGGTACAGTTTGGCAGCTCTGTTGTCTAAAACTCAGTTTTACAGCGAATCAGAATTTATaccgctctttttttttttttttttccttcttcttcttctttttttgacacTTCAGGCTCGCTGTCACATTCAGAGTGTAGCAGCCCAACACCTCCAATGTCCCCTGTCAACCTGGAGACATCGTCTTTCACCAGTAGCCAATCGCAAAGCTCCATTTTCACCCAGCCCAGGATATCAGTCAGCCCTGCTCCAGTTGGTGACAGGAGAAAAGATGGGTATGCCAGGCCCTCATCCGGGCCATTATATTACCATCATTCAGCAGAGCATGCCATGTTTTCCACCATTAGTCTATGTCTCTGTCAGGTTCATTGTGATTAAGCTCCTGTAGCGCAGTAAACAGTTAAGAACTTCTCCTACCTTCACGACACACAGTTacaatttatcattttattcatttcattctcatctctttcctctttgCTGCTGTTCATCATCTTGAAACCTTTCTCTTCTGATTTTGGCAATCAATCTTTCCTCTTATTCTCAGatgtttctctgttctctgttcatACTCCATCTCTCAGATTTCCACGGGGAGCTAAGCCCAAGTTCTTCTCTTTAAGAAGCTTGAGGTTTGTCCTGTGCAGCTTGTAGACAACCCACTTTTATGAACATGGATATCAAGACCATCTGTAcacaatgcaaataaaaaattatagtATCTGGCAGTGGCCTTAGAATTGATCGAAAGCTCAAGTTTAATCATGAAAACTCTGGGTATGTATCCCTTCAAGACATCCTCTTAGGTCTGCATGTGATTCATTCAGACTGCTTTTGAATTTTGTATGATTGCATGACTCAGAGTTGAAACCTGAAATGCAGTTGTCATGTCCCACACAACTCCCATGGCTCGCTGTCAAGGCTTTTCACAGGCTACCAATGCATCTTTGACGTAAAGAAGCCATGTAGATGGCTACATT
Above is a genomic segment from Echeneis naucrates chromosome 19, fEcheNa1.1, whole genome shotgun sequence containing:
- the LOC115060054 gene encoding disks large homolog 5-like isoform X1; the protein is MEPKHKELLEKCYQNLVESITDADRVVDVLAHCGTLSQSERFELGHDCSSNSEKVDLLLKILVRKDRDHFAEFCTALEETHPHLHSVLLNGFGPVDHTTGSTYSVLSTMPSDSESSSSLSSLGTPAQASSPPPAHMDSHQVNEKMETVLFQLRHVTRERDDLRKRLALSSPGTTFDDCRPNSKAGHDYERLKMQCMKAMADLQSLQNQHSTTLKRCEEAVKKADFYHTLHSRLMSEHAQLKDELEAVRQDNIQLVREHNHVKQACEELRRLHEDDQREVADMRMLHQQVIREGSSDVLNKLYETAMDKLEALKSDYEALRKRYNEKTASHNADLSRLDQTEEDNHRLQKQLDMLLKQRDAAIHYQQQYSSSIRRFDSTQQELSKAAAQNKELQREMERLQSETTRLKTQQLKAVKDCEKYKEERDSVISEYRLIMSERDQVIKEVDRLQTGLEMAEAKLKNTSSERRVANEELEALRQELASALVDRDRAICEKNELLEKYCHEVKDKAEAQKELNQACKDIEMVREERDVARKERTEAIIQRDQLLREYYQARQKQDSATVDIERANKEIEMLRKQYEAISQELKEALQEAEVAKCRRDWAFQERDKIVAERESIRTLCDNLRRERDRAVSDLADALRNLDDMRKQKNDAARELKELKEKMEDQLEEEARFRQLMAHSSHDSAIDTDSMEWETEVVEFEKHRDMDLKALGFDIAEGVNDPYLPGDCGIFVSKVDKGSIAEGRLRVNDWLLKINDVDLTNKDRKQVIKAMLSEEGVINMVVRRRKSLGGRIVTPIQINLAGNKDSGIGLENGVFVATLAPGSPAARDCTLTIGDRLLAINGIALDNKSLSECESLLRNCRDSLSISLMKFLPQSCSGQSLFESLKDSEKTSRLQPCEVHTRNCRNSRHNCSTQTDICSCDLGSRVEEARKDTGDSLDSSSSSSSSSAHSHHKPFSNSSLHSRTLSSSHSPSEPNPDFCYRRQEVHHHPFVFTPVLSDCSSPQAAINQVPGSPPKPGGGTWPKVIVGASIPECTQLSIYKKPKQRKSIFDINAFRRPEVPPKLDYMSVSQLSKHSPQSSVSESAQTPPTPPARSDSFRFKHRQQNPASDSAITTSTLPVSPSQTTSPQDKGEAGNELYYTDAPSGETKSAPKKLAEEEGSHHMAEEREKRRYRPKSAPALRRNVTPLHIPVPVQVQNFSNDEYSPEPVDLLRFSPMRNNRYSMTFAPPSYGSIPAHPAQRGLAPCPAVTAVMRNPVYTAWSHEIQNNNNSPPTPSSGVHPHQHTSPQHQGRLSLDLSHKHSGDSAETSCSQPPHSTNSLPSSARLGSLSTLQFRAERIKIPPIRYPRSTGSDRGSLSHSECSSPTPPMSPVNLETSSFTSSQSQSSIFTQPRISVSPAPVGDRRKDGPYLEEPRNVTVQKGAEPLGISIVSGENGGVFVSKVTAGSIAHQARLTYGDQLLEFNGINLRNANEQQARLVIGQQCDTITILAQYNPHMFQLGNHSRSGSRMESISNQPTPHSSRATTPDNHSNVDTLSEQDEGTMTPPSKQTTPATSPHNSFRLHGSGSHRAAEPRLVRLKRIQVELGVQICGGNLYGIVVESLDDDSPARGPDGLLPGDLLLEYNGISMKNKTKEEAYLEMLKPAETITFKVQNCVDNLDVIKDSPGDGFFIRALYERVADIELELSFKKDDILYVEDTLPNGNFGFWMAWQLDENAQRLEKGQIPSKYMMDQEFYRRHGMADMKDDNGTNKTLSAAARRSFFRRRLKHKRSGSKDGKDLMALDAISTDSLPITEDGVNLMYQRVQKVECSSPRPVLIMGPLVEACKDMLVKEAPAKFCRCPPEIMKASQQAIERGVKDCVFIDYRRRSGHFDVTTVASIKEITEKDCHCLLDIAPHAIERLHSVHIYPIVVFIRYKNAKQIKEQKDPLYLRDKLSQKHSKEQFEAAQKIEQEYSRFFTGVVQGGSVSYICTQLMTIVEQEQTKVLWIPDGAL
- the LOC115060054 gene encoding disks large homolog 5-like isoform X2, giving the protein MEPKHKELLEKCYQNLVESITDADRVVDVLAHCGTLSQSERFELGHDCSSNSEKVDLLLKILVRKDRDHFAEFCTALEETHPHLHSVLLNGFGPVDHTTGSTYSVLSTMPSDSESSSSLSSLASSPPPAHMDSHQVNEKMETVLFQLRHVTRERDDLRKRLALSSPGTTFDDCRPNSKAGHDYERLKMQCMKAMADLQSLQNQHSTTLKRCEEAVKKADFYHTLHSRLMSEHAQLKDELEAVRQDNIQLVREHNHVKQACEELRRLHEDDQREVADMRMLHQQVIREGSSDVLNKLYETAMDKLEALKSDYEALRKRYNEKTASHNADLSRLDQTEEDNHRLQKQLDMLLKQRDAAIHYQQQYSSSIRRFDSTQQELSKAAAQNKELQREMERLQSETTRLKTQQLKAVKDCEKYKEERDSVISEYRLIMSERDQVIKEVDRLQTGLEMAEAKLKNTSSERRVANEELEALRQELASALVDRDRAICEKNELLEKYCHEVKDKAEAQKELNQACKDIEMVREERDVARKERTEAIIQRDQLLREYYQARQKQDSATVDIERANKEIEMLRKQYEAISQELKEALQEAEVAKCRRDWAFQERDKIVAERESIRTLCDNLRRERDRAVSDLADALRNLDDMRKQKNDAARELKELKEKMEDQLEEEARFRQLMAHSSHDSAIDTDSMEWETEVVEFEKHRDMDLKALGFDIAEGVNDPYLPGDCGIFVSKVDKGSIAEGRLRVNDWLLKINDVDLTNKDRKQVIKAMLSEEGVINMVVRRRKSLGGRIVTPIQINLAGNKDSGIGLENGVFVATLAPGSPAARDCTLTIGDRLLAINGIALDNKSLSECESLLRNCRDSLSISLMKFLPQSCSGQSLFESLKDSEKTSRLQPCEVHTRNCRNSRHNCSTQTDICSCDLGSRVEEARKDTGDSLDSSSSSSSSSAHSHHKPFSNSSLHSRTLSSSHSPSEPNPDFCYRRQEVHHHPFVFTPVLSDCSSPQAAINQVPGSPPKPGGGTWPKVIVGASIPECTQLSIYKKPKQRKSIFDINAFRRPEVPPKLDYMSVSQLSKHSPQSSVSESAQTPPTPPARSDSFRFKHRQQNPASDSAITTSTLPVSPSQTTSPQDKGEAGNELYYTDAPSGETKSAPKKLAEEEGSHHMAEEREKRRYRPKSAPALRRNVTPLHIPVPVQVQNFSNDEYSPEPVDLLRFSPMRNNRYSMTFAPPSYGSIPAHPAQRGLAPCPAVTAVMRNPVYTAWSHEIQNNNNSPPTPSSGVHPHQHTSPQHQGRLSLDLSHKHSGDSAETSCSQPPHSTNSLPSSARLGSLSTLQFRAERIKIPPIRYPRSTGSDRGSLSHSECSSPTPPMSPVNLETSSFTSSQSQSSIFTQPRISVSPAPVGDRRKDGPYLEEPRNVTVQKGAEPLGISIVSGENGGVFVSKVTAGSIAHQARLTYGDQLLEFNGINLRNANEQQARLVIGQQCDTITILAQYNPHMFQLGNHSRSGSRMESISNQPTPHSSRATTPDNHSNVDTLSEQDEGTMTPPSKQTTPATSPHNSFRLHGSGSHRAAEPRLVRLKRIQVELGVQICGGNLYGIVVESLDDDSPARGPDGLLPGDLLLEYNGISMKNKTKEEAYLEMLKPAETITFKVQNCVDNLDVIKDSPGDGFFIRALYERVADIELELSFKKDDILYVEDTLPNGNFGFWMAWQLDENAQRLEKGQIPSKYMMDQEFYRRHGMADMKDDNGTNKTLSAAARRSFFRRRLKHKRSGSKDGKDLMALDAISTDSLPITEDGVNLMYQRVQKVECSSPRPVLIMGPLVEACKDMLVKEAPAKFCRCPPEIMKASQQAIERGVKDCVFIDYRRRSGHFDVTTVASIKEITEKDCHCLLDIAPHAIERLHSVHIYPIVVFIRYKNAKQIKEQKDPLYLRDKLSQKHSKEQFEAAQKIEQEYSRFFTGVVQGGSVSYICTQLMTIVEQEQTKVLWIPDGAL